One genomic window of Vibrio natriegens NBRC 15636 = ATCC 14048 = DSM 759 includes the following:
- a CDS encoding acyl-CoA thioesterase, producing the protein MDTLLKDFPVVTEIRVAWGEMDALQHVNNVVYFRYFETARLDYFEAINLLVDLQTSQISPVLSETQCRYKLPVTYPDTLLIGARVIDMQGDRMTMEYQVFSKKWGKVVTVATATGVMFDFKNNTKTEIPDNVRKSILELEATVGSTHHLE; encoded by the coding sequence ATGGACACACTACTAAAAGACTTCCCCGTCGTTACTGAGATCAGAGTAGCTTGGGGAGAAATGGATGCCTTGCAACACGTCAACAACGTCGTCTACTTTCGTTACTTCGAAACCGCACGTCTGGACTATTTTGAAGCGATTAATTTGCTCGTCGACCTGCAAACCTCGCAAATTAGCCCTGTTCTGAGTGAGACTCAGTGTCGTTATAAATTGCCGGTGACTTACCCGGACACGCTTCTTATTGGCGCTCGAGTGATCGACATGCAAGGCGATCGCATGACAATGGAATATCAGGTATTTAGCAAAAAGTGGGGAAAAGTGGTCACCGTCGCGACGGCAACAGGTGTGATGTTTGATTTTAAAAATAACACTAAGACTGAGATTCCAGACAACGTCCGCAAGTCGATTCTGGAACTGGAAGCGACTGTGGGCAGCACTCACCACCTAGAATAA
- a CDS encoding potassium channel family protein: protein MVIGKKLKNINEENNFFYLTLSLIVLLIGGASAQVVDEGAIEHILQAFTIITFIVCFASLRFDKTWSRFLYTLFAVWVLVIVIKTIFHIKEMNVVMLALTFAFFFGTFKSIARQILFTGHVNSNKVIGSVALFLLLGLMWAIAYLILLEFSPQAFTGMEAISWGQNFSNAAYFSFVTLTTLGYGDISPLTPLAQVIVYLEAITGVFYMAIVVSSLVSSNIDHQVNKNG from the coding sequence ATGGTCATTGGAAAAAAACTCAAAAACATTAATGAAGAAAATAACTTCTTCTATCTCACACTGTCACTCATCGTTTTGTTGATTGGCGGAGCATCTGCTCAGGTGGTGGATGAAGGGGCAATCGAGCATATTTTACAGGCGTTTACGATAATCACGTTCATCGTGTGTTTTGCTAGTCTACGATTCGATAAAACCTGGTCTCGGTTCCTTTACACCCTTTTCGCAGTATGGGTGTTGGTCATCGTGATAAAAACGATTTTTCATATCAAAGAAATGAACGTCGTGATGCTCGCGTTAACCTTTGCGTTTTTCTTTGGCACCTTTAAATCTATTGCAAGACAAATCCTGTTTACTGGTCACGTCAACAGTAACAAAGTCATTGGGTCTGTTGCCTTATTCCTGTTGCTGGGTTTGATGTGGGCCATCGCCTACCTCATTTTACTGGAGTTTTCACCACAGGCTTTCACCGGTATGGAGGCGATATCCTGGGGGCAAAACTTCTCCAATGCGGCATATTTCAGTTTCGTCACCCTGACCACTCTTGGTTATGGCGATATCAGTCCTCTGACTCCGTTGGCTCAAGTCATCGTTTATTTAGAGGCCATTACAGGTGTGTTTTATATGGCTATTGTGGTTTCTAGCCTCGTCAGTTCCAACATTGATCATCAGGTAAATAAAAATGGATAA
- a CDS encoding DUF2057 domain-containing protein: MKLIKPLTCALALAMSSMAFADVTVSVPDDVSVLAANGEKVKLDGGFFASERTLTLPDGVNQVVFRFTPFFNKGNDRVSVESDVIVTSFTSSDSKLALQLPEYRNLNDAEDNIKDLDWKLVDASGNAIAVKQDKLIKEGMQIGRDYVREVEDYNRTGGVAAIAVAGAMVQPMTLPAEIPEDMKQARAAVKADSTAEEMLHFWYQKADAETKARFKAYINQQ, encoded by the coding sequence ATGAAATTGATCAAGCCTTTAACTTGCGCGCTCGCTCTGGCAATGAGTAGCATGGCATTCGCTGACGTAACGGTTAGTGTTCCTGACGACGTTTCGGTACTCGCAGCAAACGGTGAAAAAGTGAAGCTGGATGGCGGCTTCTTTGCCTCAGAAAGAACACTAACGTTACCTGATGGCGTTAACCAGGTCGTATTCCGATTTACTCCGTTTTTCAACAAAGGCAATGACCGTGTCAGTGTTGAAAGCGACGTGATTGTCACCAGCTTTACGTCTTCAGATTCTAAACTGGCGCTTCAGCTTCCAGAGTACCGTAACTTGAACGATGCAGAAGACAATATCAAAGACTTAGACTGGAAACTGGTTGATGCATCTGGCAACGCGATTGCCGTTAAGCAAGACAAGCTTATCAAAGAAGGTATGCAGATTGGCCGTGACTATGTTCGCGAAGTAGAAGATTACAATCGAACTGGCGGCGTGGCAGCAATTGCTGTTGCAGGAGCGATGGTTCAGCCAATGACGTTACCCGCTGAAATCCCTGAAGATATGAAGCAAGCACGTGCGGCAGTAAAAGCAGATTCAACCGCAGAAGAAATGCTGCACTTCTGGTACCAAAAAGCGGATGCTGAAACCAAAGCTCGCTTTAAAGCGTACATCAACCAACAATAA
- a CDS encoding alpha/beta fold hydrolase, producing the protein MNALSFIDAGLHYTPHTFNVPLNYQEESKGTIEVFARSVCLVGDEDSTKPWLVYFQGGPGFPSPRQNGHNGWIKRALQEYRVLLLDQRGTGNSSVINHQTLTHMTPLQQAEYLSHFRADNIVRDAEFIRQQFGVEKWAILGQSFGGFCSLTYLSLFPESLTRSYITGGVPSVSRHPDDVYKATFKRTMDKNQAFFQQFPKAQQLCQTIADHLLENEEFLPNGQRFTVEQFQQIGINFGVSDTFLPTYYWLESALIEVNGKTQLRYEFLSDMLAQQNFQTNPIYAILHESIYCQGFASNWSAHRVRQSNPAFNYEKGQPFYFTGEMVFPWMFDQYTNLKPLKEAAEMLASKEDWSPLYDQNQLALNKVPVSCAVYADDMFVEMDISRETLASMPNSKAWITNEYEHNGLRADGERILDTLIAMGNQTAATLV; encoded by the coding sequence ATGAATGCTCTATCATTTATCGACGCAGGATTGCACTACACTCCCCACACATTTAATGTCCCTTTGAATTATCAGGAAGAGAGCAAAGGCACTATTGAAGTCTTTGCCCGTTCGGTATGTTTAGTGGGAGACGAAGACTCAACCAAACCATGGCTTGTGTACTTTCAAGGTGGTCCTGGCTTCCCTTCTCCACGTCAAAATGGCCATAACGGCTGGATAAAACGAGCACTTCAAGAGTACCGAGTATTACTGCTCGACCAGCGCGGCACCGGAAACAGTTCGGTGATCAACCACCAAACGCTGACGCACATGACGCCACTTCAGCAGGCAGAATACCTGAGCCATTTCCGAGCAGACAATATTGTTCGCGATGCTGAATTTATACGTCAGCAATTTGGTGTAGAAAAGTGGGCGATTTTAGGCCAAAGCTTCGGTGGTTTTTGCTCTCTGACGTATTTGTCGTTGTTCCCTGAAAGCCTGACCCGAAGCTACATTACTGGTGGCGTGCCGTCTGTTTCACGTCATCCCGACGATGTGTATAAAGCAACGTTTAAACGTACAATGGATAAGAATCAGGCGTTCTTCCAGCAATTTCCTAAAGCGCAGCAACTTTGCCAGACCATTGCTGATCACCTGTTAGAAAATGAAGAGTTTCTGCCAAACGGGCAACGCTTTACCGTTGAGCAATTCCAACAGATTGGGATTAATTTTGGGGTCAGCGATACCTTCTTGCCAACGTATTACTGGCTGGAAAGCGCACTCATAGAAGTAAACGGAAAAACGCAGCTTCGTTACGAGTTTTTAAGTGACATGCTGGCTCAGCAAAACTTCCAAACCAACCCTATTTACGCCATTTTGCACGAGTCTATATACTGCCAGGGCTTTGCTTCAAATTGGAGTGCACACCGAGTACGTCAGTCAAACCCGGCGTTTAACTATGAAAAAGGCCAACCTTTCTACTTTACCGGGGAAATGGTTTTCCCATGGATGTTTGACCAATACACCAACCTAAAGCCACTGAAAGAAGCAGCTGAAATGCTGGCAAGCAAAGAGGACTGGTCACCCCTTTATGACCAAAACCAACTGGCGTTGAACAAAGTTCCGGTAAGCTGCGCGGTTTACGCCGACGATATGTTTGTGGAAATGGACATCAGCCGAGAAACATTAGCGTCTATGCCGAATTCAAAAGCGTGGATCACCAACGAATATGAACACAATGGTCTGCGTGCTGACGGCGAACGCATTCTGGATACCTTAATTGCGATGGGTAACCAGACTGCGGCGACTTTGGTTTAA
- a CDS encoding ferredoxin--NADP reductase, whose amino-acid sequence MAELKNFNLARVEKRIDWTGELFSLRVSGAPLSFKAGQFTKLALLDENGNPISRAYSVVNAPSEQFDWLEFLIVADPQGQLSPKLQKLKTGDSIYVGETAHGDLIHDSIPKQAHDLWLLSTGTGIGPFLSLLDDINLLPHNEKIVLVHGVRYEKDLVYKYLIEHLEQRYEGRLKYVPIVSREAVEGKLQGRIPDFIASGELSNRADVQFSPCSSFVMLCGNPAMIKDTLPVLQERGLEKFRVNTGGNIIYERYW is encoded by the coding sequence ATGGCAGAACTGAAAAATTTCAATCTCGCCAGAGTTGAGAAGCGAATAGACTGGACAGGCGAGCTGTTCAGCTTAAGAGTATCTGGCGCTCCACTTTCCTTTAAAGCTGGTCAATTTACCAAACTCGCGTTGTTAGACGAAAATGGCAATCCAATCAGCCGCGCCTATTCCGTGGTGAATGCTCCGAGCGAACAGTTTGACTGGCTGGAGTTTTTGATTGTTGCGGACCCTCAGGGACAATTGTCGCCAAAACTGCAAAAGTTAAAGACTGGTGACAGTATCTATGTTGGTGAAACGGCACACGGAGATTTGATCCATGATTCGATTCCCAAACAAGCACATGACCTTTGGTTGCTTTCAACTGGTACGGGTATCGGGCCATTTTTGTCATTGTTAGATGACATTAATCTGCTTCCTCATAACGAAAAGATTGTTTTGGTTCATGGTGTTCGCTATGAAAAAGACCTGGTATATAAATACTTAATTGAGCACTTAGAGCAGCGCTATGAAGGCCGATTAAAGTACGTGCCTATTGTTAGCCGAGAAGCAGTGGAAGGTAAGTTACAAGGCCGCATTCCCGACTTTATTGCCTCAGGAGAGCTGTCTAATCGAGCGGATGTGCAGTTCTCACCTTGCAGTAGCTTTGTGATGTTGTGTGGCAATCCAGCAATGATTAAAGACACGTTGCCAGTATTGCAAGAACGCGGTTTAGAGAAGTTTCGAGTCAATACTGGTGGTAACATCATTTACGAGCGTTACTGGTAA
- a CDS encoding TolC family protein yields the protein MMLQKLTKPSLAIMTLIGLSACTTVGPDYVHPQQSALPSDWSLQNAVQDTEQSEQKVQQWWQQFNDPTLNQLVELASQQNLDLEAAGLRIVQARALVGVASGLQYPQVQTVSGNLARAYVNDQGFNNAALSFDAAWEMDIWGKYARGIESVEAGYYATIASYHDIMVTITSEVVRNYINYRTYQERILLSKRNIEIQERVVNITQVQFDSGNVTELDVQQAQNQLYTTRAAQPSLEIAMKQSRSAIALLLGVLPEEVDTILASNGLSKRIAEYEAQFKSTGRKTALSGNDENSIVPRPPLLETQIDANLVMRRPDLQVSEMQARAQSAQIGVAEAALYPSFSLFGSIGIDSTVPDGSSFSFSDSLTMVAGPAFSWNIFQYGRVKNNIRYEDASFQETLTNYNKKVLQAVNEVTNALEAYDLYLEQKSLRLQSVNSSIRAFNISMTQYENGQISFERLLNSVEKMTRAEDNYASIKGNVANQVVALYKSLGGGWQAQTGKPFLSDEIAKQMVERTDWDGYLDQENRVLPPLPIERAGDKPPKGEEP from the coding sequence ATGATGCTTCAAAAATTAACGAAACCAAGCCTCGCCATAATGACTCTGATTGGGCTCAGTGCGTGTACCACTGTGGGGCCAGACTATGTCCATCCCCAGCAATCTGCTTTACCAAGTGATTGGTCATTGCAAAACGCAGTACAGGATACCGAGCAATCTGAGCAAAAGGTACAGCAGTGGTGGCAACAATTTAATGACCCAACACTGAATCAACTGGTTGAGTTGGCGAGCCAGCAAAACCTTGATTTAGAAGCCGCTGGGTTGCGTATTGTCCAAGCCCGTGCCTTAGTTGGCGTTGCATCAGGCTTGCAGTATCCACAGGTACAAACCGTATCCGGTAATTTGGCACGTGCTTACGTCAACGATCAAGGGTTCAACAATGCTGCGCTCTCATTTGATGCAGCTTGGGAGATGGATATTTGGGGTAAATATGCTCGCGGGATTGAATCGGTAGAAGCGGGTTACTATGCAACGATCGCGTCTTACCACGATATTATGGTAACCATCACGTCAGAAGTGGTGCGCAATTACATCAACTATCGAACCTACCAAGAACGTATTCTGCTCTCTAAACGAAACATCGAGATCCAAGAGCGCGTGGTCAATATTACTCAAGTCCAATTCGACTCAGGTAACGTGACCGAGCTCGACGTTCAACAAGCACAAAACCAGTTGTACACCACAAGAGCCGCCCAGCCCAGCCTTGAAATTGCGATGAAGCAGTCACGTTCCGCGATTGCGCTTCTGTTAGGCGTGTTGCCAGAAGAAGTCGACACCATTCTGGCATCAAATGGTCTATCCAAGCGTATCGCCGAATACGAAGCACAATTTAAATCAACAGGCAGAAAAACGGCGTTATCTGGCAATGACGAAAACTCGATTGTCCCGCGTCCACCACTTTTAGAGACACAAATCGACGCCAACTTGGTCATGCGCCGACCAGACTTGCAAGTGTCTGAGATGCAAGCTCGCGCGCAAAGCGCCCAAATTGGTGTGGCAGAAGCGGCCTTGTATCCAAGTTTTTCTCTGTTTGGTTCGATTGGTATCGACAGTACCGTACCAGATGGCAGTAGCTTTAGTTTCAGTGACTCACTCACGATGGTCGCAGGCCCAGCGTTTAGTTGGAACATTTTCCAATATGGCCGTGTGAAAAATAACATTCGCTACGAAGATGCCAGCTTTCAGGAAACCTTAACCAACTACAACAAAAAAGTACTGCAGGCGGTCAATGAAGTCACCAACGCGTTAGAAGCTTACGACCTGTATTTAGAACAAAAATCGCTACGTTTGCAGTCGGTAAACTCTTCGATTCGTGCCTTCAACATTTCGATGACTCAATACGAAAACGGCCAAATCTCCTTTGAGCGTCTACTGAACTCAGTAGAGAAAATGACGCGAGCAGAAGATAACTACGCCTCTATCAAAGGCAATGTTGCCAACCAGGTCGTCGCTCTTTACAAGTCCCTTGGTGGGGGTTGGCAAGCACAAACCGGTAAGCCGTTTTTATCTGACGAGATTGCGAAACAGATGGTCGAACGCACCGACTGGGACGGGTATTTAGACCAAGAAAACCGAGTTCTACCGCCACTTCCTATTGAACGGGCTGGTGACAAACCGCCTAAAGGGGAGGAGCCATAA
- a CDS encoding VF530 family DNA-binding protein, whose amino-acid sequence MSNEQPNNPLHGLSLEKIVTRLVEHFGWNGMYERVRVNCFKKDPSIKSSLKFLRKTQWARDKVEALYIETFC is encoded by the coding sequence ATGAGCAACGAACAACCGAATAACCCTCTGCACGGGTTGAGTTTAGAAAAAATCGTCACCCGTTTGGTTGAGCACTTTGGGTGGAATGGTATGTATGAACGTGTTCGTGTTAACTGTTTTAAAAAAGACCCGTCTATTAAATCGTCGTTAAAGTTTCTTCGTAAGACGCAATGGGCACGAGATAAAGTTGAAGCGCTGTACATCGAAACTTTCTGTTAA
- a CDS encoding GNAT family N-acetyltransferase — protein MQQFHIRRLREEDIPLLKLLLVELDTSHYQAEPDFYRSPQEMAEIRDSRNIFEKYFDGSITAFIACSNRNIVGFISGTTREVNSIISPEKYVGFINELVVAESHRNLGIGLSLMDRIESALCSLGVEEIGLSVGSFNHEGEDFYHKMGYRVITKSMIKRIKD, from the coding sequence ATGCAGCAGTTTCATATCAGGCGACTCAGAGAAGAGGATATCCCGCTTCTCAAACTTCTTTTAGTTGAGCTCGATACTTCTCACTATCAAGCTGAGCCCGACTTTTATCGTTCACCACAAGAAATGGCTGAGATTAGGGATAGCCGTAATATCTTTGAAAAATACTTCGATGGCAGTATCACTGCATTTATAGCTTGTTCAAATCGAAACATTGTGGGGTTTATTTCGGGAACCACTCGTGAAGTTAACTCCATCATTTCACCAGAGAAATACGTTGGCTTTATAAACGAGCTTGTTGTTGCGGAAAGCCATCGAAACTTGGGAATAGGCTTATCGTTAATGGATAGAATTGAAAGTGCGCTTTGCAGCTTGGGCGTAGAGGAAATCGGATTGTCCGTTGGTTCTTTTAACCACGAAGGCGAAGATTTTTATCATAAGATGGGCTATCGAGTGATCACTAAGTCCATGATAAAAAGGATCAAAGATTAA
- a CDS encoding D-alanyl-D-alanine carboxypeptidase family protein, whose translation MKVSLAQWIIVTCLVSVPAFAVVTPSPPELQAKGYVLMDFQSGAIIAEQNGRAGLAPASLTKLMTAYVVGQEIKAGRLNWDDLVTVSENAWSEKFPGSSKMFIKPKDEISVANLMRGVIIQSGNDACVALAEHVAGSEHGFVALMNGWAEKLGLQDTYFVNSHGLDSEGIQTSPLDMATLMKSIINDVPDVYALYNEKVFKWNDITQYNRNKLLWDKSIKVDGGKTGYTSNAGYSLVSSATEGKMRLISVVMGTPSAQARISQSKNLLSYGFRFYDTKKVATQGQVESKVKVWKGKVSEIEASFPQDAYLTLPRSMTAGLDKSVEMKEPLMAPIEQGEVVGKVVWKNDDETVASYPLVSNQAVEPASWIGQIWDSIVLWVKSFF comes from the coding sequence ATGAAAGTGTCACTGGCTCAATGGATTATCGTGACTTGTTTAGTTAGCGTGCCCGCTTTTGCGGTGGTCACGCCAAGCCCACCTGAGTTACAGGCGAAAGGGTACGTGTTAATGGACTTTCAGTCGGGAGCCATTATCGCAGAACAGAACGGGAGAGCCGGATTAGCCCCTGCCAGTTTAACCAAACTCATGACGGCTTATGTCGTGGGTCAGGAAATCAAAGCAGGTCGATTAAATTGGGATGATTTAGTGACTGTCAGCGAAAATGCGTGGTCAGAAAAATTCCCCGGTTCCTCCAAAATGTTCATCAAACCGAAAGATGAAATCAGCGTTGCGAACTTGATGCGCGGTGTCATTATCCAATCGGGAAATGATGCATGTGTCGCTCTGGCGGAACATGTGGCAGGCAGTGAACATGGATTTGTGGCGTTGATGAATGGCTGGGCCGAAAAGCTCGGGCTTCAAGACACTTACTTTGTGAACTCTCATGGGCTGGATAGTGAAGGCATCCAAACTTCTCCTTTGGATATGGCGACGTTGATGAAATCGATCATCAATGACGTACCTGATGTGTATGCGCTGTACAACGAAAAGGTGTTTAAGTGGAACGATATTACCCAATACAACCGTAATAAGTTGTTGTGGGATAAGTCTATTAAAGTGGACGGTGGCAAAACAGGTTACACCAGCAATGCGGGATATAGTCTCGTCAGTTCAGCGACTGAAGGTAAAATGCGTCTGATATCTGTCGTGATGGGAACACCTAGCGCGCAAGCACGCATCAGTCAGTCTAAAAACTTGCTCAGCTATGGTTTCCGTTTTTATGACACTAAGAAGGTGGCTACACAGGGACAGGTGGAATCAAAGGTTAAGGTCTGGAAAGGCAAGGTGAGTGAAATAGAAGCGAGCTTCCCGCAAGATGCCTATTTGACCCTACCTCGCAGTATGACAGCTGGCTTAGATAAGAGTGTCGAAATGAAAGAACCTTTAATGGCACCGATTGAGCAAGGGGAAGTGGTTGGTAAAGTCGTGTGGAAAAATGACGATGAAACCGTCGCCAGCTATCCTCTGGTCAGCAATCAAGCGGTTGAACCCGCGTCATGGATTGGCCAAATCTGGGACAGCATCGTTTTATGGGTGAAATCGTTTTTTTAA
- a CDS encoding AI-2E family transporter: protein MDKSSERNESKIFISNMVESSIRIGLIFVLFMFTYDIIRPFILPVIWGAIIAVALLPVTKRLQRAYGGRRGLAATTIALLGIALLVTPLVMVSGSIYDGATHALQVLQSGDVKIPGPKPSVADWPLVGGKLYDTWTLFSTNLEQAIQTFMPQIKSALTSLLGMMGGALGSVLLSILSLAIAAGFMTYSESLASGLTTIAIRTAGDNAKSWATLIAATIKSVLLGVVGVAAIQALLIGAGFFVFGVPAAGLLTLILMILCIAQLPALLAVLPVIGYMYMTQDSTTATLFTVWAVVGALSENLLKPMLMGRGVDTPMPIILIGAIGGMLVYGIVGLFLGAVILSIWYELFVWWLSIEKAQQQEELGDLLEEAKDQSESENGAGI, encoded by the coding sequence ATGGATAAATCATCGGAAAGAAATGAAAGTAAGATTTTCATCAGTAATATGGTGGAATCGTCAATACGAATTGGCTTGATCTTCGTATTGTTTATGTTTACTTACGACATCATCAGGCCTTTCATCCTTCCCGTTATTTGGGGGGCGATCATTGCAGTGGCACTTTTACCCGTCACTAAAAGGCTTCAGCGAGCTTATGGTGGCAGGCGTGGTTTGGCAGCAACCACCATCGCTTTGCTTGGTATCGCGCTGTTAGTGACACCGCTTGTGATGGTTTCTGGTTCCATTTACGACGGTGCAACCCACGCACTGCAAGTACTCCAAAGCGGTGATGTCAAAATACCTGGGCCGAAGCCATCGGTTGCAGACTGGCCACTTGTCGGTGGTAAGCTCTACGACACCTGGACACTTTTCTCGACGAATTTAGAACAAGCAATTCAAACCTTTATGCCTCAGATAAAGTCAGCATTGACTTCCCTGCTTGGCATGATGGGTGGCGCTCTGGGTAGTGTATTGCTTTCTATTCTGTCTTTGGCGATTGCCGCTGGTTTTATGACTTACTCAGAATCATTGGCATCTGGCCTAACCACCATTGCCATTCGTACCGCAGGTGACAATGCAAAAAGCTGGGCGACGCTCATTGCAGCAACCATTAAAAGCGTTTTACTTGGCGTTGTCGGTGTCGCTGCGATTCAAGCGTTGCTGATTGGTGCGGGTTTCTTCGTATTTGGCGTGCCTGCCGCTGGCTTGCTTACTCTAATACTGATGATTTTGTGTATCGCTCAGTTACCGGCTCTTCTTGCAGTGCTACCTGTGATTGGCTACATGTACATGACTCAAGACAGCACGACTGCAACCTTGTTTACCGTATGGGCGGTCGTTGGTGCGCTTTCTGAAAACTTGCTCAAACCAATGCTGATGGGTCGAGGCGTGGACACTCCGATGCCAATTATTTTGATTGGTGCCATCGGCGGTATGCTTGTCTACGGTATCGTAGGCCTCTTCCTTGGCGCGGTTATTCTTTCAATTTGGTATGAGCTATTCGTTTGGTGGCTAAGCATTGAGAAAGCCCAACAGCAAGAGGAATTGGGCGACTTGCTGGAGGAAGCAAAAGACCAAAGTGAATCTGAAAACGGTGCAGGTATTTAA
- a CDS encoding HlyD family secretion protein: protein MKKLFVIALNLVILGGAAWLGYQKYEEYFNNPWTRDGQVRANVIKVAPRVSGPIVNVAIQDNQEVKTGDLLFEIDPTTYEVALSQAEVGLEKSIVSSRGKKIEYDRLTDIRAKDRGAVSHKDLIRREIAYEESLLQIKAAEEQLKSAKLNLSYTKVYATVDGFVSNLDIRNGTQAVANQPLLALIDKHSFWVFGFFRENQLQQIEPGSKAQVTLMSHPETPIDATVDSIGWGIAPRDGTVGYNLLPNVNPVFQWIRLAQRIPVRIAIKELPEDIELRFGLSASIMVMKDSSENNE from the coding sequence ATGAAAAAACTATTCGTAATTGCACTCAATCTTGTCATTCTTGGTGGCGCAGCTTGGCTCGGCTATCAAAAGTATGAAGAGTATTTCAATAATCCCTGGACGCGAGATGGTCAGGTACGTGCCAATGTCATCAAAGTTGCGCCTCGTGTATCCGGTCCGATTGTGAACGTTGCTATACAAGACAACCAAGAAGTCAAAACTGGCGATTTATTGTTTGAGATCGACCCAACCACCTACGAGGTTGCATTATCGCAAGCAGAAGTGGGACTGGAAAAGTCCATCGTCAGCTCTCGCGGTAAGAAAATCGAGTACGACCGTTTAACGGATATCCGAGCGAAAGATCGCGGCGCAGTATCCCACAAAGATCTTATTCGCCGTGAGATTGCGTATGAAGAATCGCTACTACAAATCAAGGCGGCAGAAGAGCAGTTAAAGTCTGCGAAATTGAATCTTAGCTATACCAAGGTTTATGCGACCGTCGACGGTTTTGTTTCTAACCTGGATATCCGCAACGGTACTCAAGCGGTTGCCAACCAGCCTCTGCTTGCGCTTATCGACAAACACAGCTTTTGGGTATTTGGTTTCTTCCGTGAGAACCAGTTACAGCAAATCGAGCCTGGCAGCAAAGCACAAGTGACGCTGATGTCTCATCCAGAGACACCTATTGACGCAACCGTCGATTCTATCGGCTGGGGTATCGCGCCACGAGACGGTACCGTCGGTTATAACCTGCTGCCAAATGTTAACCCTGTCTTCCAGTGGATTCGTCTGGCACAGCGCATTCCTGTGCGCATTGCCATTAAAGAACTGCCAGAAGATATCGAGCTTCGATTTGGCCTTTCCGCTTCCATCATGGTGATGAAAGACTCATCAGAAAACAATGAATAG
- a CDS encoding DUF1656 domain-containing protein, producing MPYELSWGDVYFSPLLLVLFLAVTATWITVILLNKTRLSRFIAFPSLTFIAIMVCYVVAIDSFYIQF from the coding sequence ATGCCTTATGAACTCTCTTGGGGTGATGTGTACTTTTCCCCGTTACTGCTGGTGCTGTTTCTTGCGGTCACCGCAACGTGGATAACCGTCATCCTGTTAAACAAGACTCGCTTATCTCGTTTTATCGCTTTTCCGTCGCTGACTTTCATCGCCATCATGGTCTGTTATGTGGTGGCGATAGACAGCTTTTATATTCAATTTTAG